In one window of Camelina sativa cultivar DH55 chromosome 15, Cs, whole genome shotgun sequence DNA:
- the LOC104748467 gene encoding uncharacterized protein LOC104748467 — protein sequence MQLLNQSHYLHHPRTRLVLLLIIPDTRESDPKRIKGMGLLDKAFQNEAREQCDGEVARMFYKAECIKEVGHENVVQVVTDNTSNCVKAGSLISANFPTIFWTPCVVHTLNLALKNICSPSMATRNNEDVYEACSWIKSISEDVTWIKNFIMNHGMRLVLVTEQCDLKLLTIASNRFASTVVMLKRFKKIKTGLQQIVISPKWDDYKEDGVGRASAVKQKILNEIFWDGIEYALSFTLPIYSVIRAADTDKPSLHLVYEWWDSMIQDVKKAILKKERKQFDGDSVFWNAIRSILTSRWSKSNTPLHCMAHSLNPRFILEPLRWWAVHGSSAPTLQALAFKLLGQPSSSSCCERNSSTYKFIHSATRNKIVPQRAEDLVFVHTNLRLLSRKKSAYKEGPNHMWDVGGDQFDSLDEINLERLEFADLSLDEPELEEVVFGRVDEDKNDEDGLDQ from the exons TGATACAAGGGAGTCTGATCCTAAGAGGATAAAGGGAATGGGTCTTTTAGATAAAGCATTTCAGAATGAAGCTAGGGAACAATGTGATGGTGAGGTAGCTAGAATGTTCTACAAAGCTG AATGCATAAAAGAGGTGGGACATGAGAATGTGGTTCAGGTTGTCACCGACAACACTTCAAACTGTGTAAAAGCTGGTTCACTTATTTCAGCCAATTTTCCTACTATCTTTTGGACACCATGTGTGGTACATACATTGAACCTTGCTTTGAAAAACATCTGTTCACCATCAATGGCCACAAGAAACAATGAAGATGTGTATGAAGCTTGTTCTTGGATAAAGTCTATAAGTGAAGATGTGACTTGGATCAAGAATTTCATTATGAATCATGGAATGAGGCTTGTACTTGTCACTGAACAATGTGACCTTAAGCTCCTCACGATAGCTTCTAACAG gTTTGCCTCCACAGTTGTAATGTTGAAAcgattcaaaaaaataaaaactggtTTACAACAAATTGTAATCAGTCCTAAATGGGATGATTATAAAGAAGATGGTGTGGGTAGAGCATCTGCAGTGAAGCAAAAGATATTAAATGAGATATTTTGGGATGGTATTGAGTATGCTTTATCTTTTACTCTGCCTATCTATAGTGTTATTAGAGCTGCTGATACTGATAAACCTTCCCTTCATCTAGTCTATGAATGGTGGGATAGTATGATTCAAGATGTGAAGAAggctattttaaaaaaagaaagaaaacaatttgaTGGTGATTCTGTTTTTTGGAATGCTATTCGTTCTATTTTGACATCTCGATGGAGCAAAAGCAACACTCCTCTTCATTGTATGGCACACTCTCTAAACCCCAG GTTTATTTTAGAACCTTTGAGATGGTGGGCAGTTCATGGTTCTTCAGCACCAACACTCCAAGCCTTAGCGTTTAAGTTGCTTGGACAACCCTCTTCATCCTCATGTTGCGAAAGGAATTCGAGTACTTACAAATTTATACACTCtgcaacaagaaacaaaattgttcCACAAAGAGCTGAAGATTTGGTATTTGTGCACACTAACCTTCGTCTTTTATCAAGAAAGAAGTCTGCTTATAAAGAAGGTCCTAATCATATGTGGGATGTAGGAGGTGATCAATTTGATTCTTTGGATGAGATTAATCTAGAGAGACTTGAGTTTGCAGATCTTTCTCTTGATGAACCAGAGTTAGAGGAAGTTGTGTTTGGTAGAGTTGATGAAGACAAGAATGATGAAGACGGTCTCGACCAGTGA